From the Anopheles merus strain MAF chromosome 2L, AmerM5.1, whole genome shotgun sequence genome, the window ACCTTGGATTAATGGTAGGAATGTGGGGTGTTTTTGGTCTCGCCTTTCAAAGCCGGCGCTAATGATCCCTTTTGCTCTCCCTTCGCCACAGATCCTGGACGAGCCGTGCGGCGACCAGAGCGACAGCGTGCTGCTACAGATGAAGCTACGTTCGATCTTTACCAAACCGATCGAAACACCTTCGGCGATCGTGCGCAGTGCGCGGGATATCGATCGCTGGATCACCGAGATCCAGTCCCTGCGGGCCAGCCAATCGATCCAAAGCGTCAACGCCCAGAAGCAACCGGTAGTTAACATCGACAGCCTGATGTCGGAATGGCCGGAGGAGATGGAGCGGACGCTCGATGCGCTTGGGTTCCCGCCCGCCAAGCTGGACTGCAGTCTTACGAGCTACGTTAAGATCGTGTGCAACATTTTCGACATTCCGCTGCCGGCCAGCGAAAGCCAGACGGACTACATCTACGCGCTGTACAATCTGTTCAATCTGTTTCTGGCCATCAAGCAGCAAAACAGCCTCTAGGGGCTCCTAAGCGAAGAAGAAACTGTTTGTAGTCGTAAAAAGGTTAGTTTGCATTTCACCAAAGTTACATAAAAATAGATAACAGATAGCTTACAGATAGTAACAGACAAACATGAAATCGTTAGTTACGCGCCGTTTACTTCAAGATGCGTACGTACGCATCCGTCACACCAAACGCGTAGATGGCCAGAAACGGGAAGTAGGTGATCAGAAACCGGGACATTACCATCTGCATGTTAAAGTACCACCGGACCAGCGCAATGTTCAGCAGAACCGATTGGATGTAGCACACACAGTAGAGGATAAACCGGGCGTACCGGCTGAACTGTTCGTAGGGCCGAAGTCGCGATTCCGATTGCTTCACGCCCGGCGACGCCTCATCGGCCCAGTAGTGATAgccgggtatgttgttaaggcGCATCGTCAGGAACAGGAAGCTATCGAACTCGACTAACGGATTGAAGCACCACAAACCTTCGATGAGCGCTTTACCCATTTTAACAAATTCGGCTGTGCGTTGGAGCAGGGCAGGCTGCAGTATTTCGTTCGCTATCAGCGACATCCGCTGCTCGGTGGTTTCGAACCGATCGGTGCAAGCGTTGAATCTGAAGCATGGAAGGAAACACGGTTATATACACGGGCTTTGGGAAGGAACTGGCGAAAGATCTCTGTAACTAACCTCTCTTCGATGCCCATCATGTGGCCAATCACGCGCCACATGTGTACGAACGCATCCATGTCCTTCGGGTCGTACTGGACGCCAAGCTTGCGGTGGCTAATAATGATGTAGCTAAAAGTAAACAACACATGAATGAATGGGTTCGTACTGGAATTTGGCTTTGGTATACAAAAAAGACCTCGTACTGGACAATTTGAAtcatttaataattattttaaaacattctaAGCTAATTTGCGACACGTTCAGATCGTTAAAAATTAGATGGAATATAATTTTACgggaaaaattaaatatttcccaaaatgtgtttaaaatgATCAACTGTTAGTCAACAAATTTAACAAAAGCAATTATGTTGTTTCGTATTTGAATTTAAGTTTATTTCGTATTTAAATTAAGAAAACACTTATGatattttcgttttgtttatgctttttttaaatatatgtgTGTACCTTTATCAATCACGAACTGCAAGAAACTAATAACCGACAacctttttaaaaattaaatagccACTCGTGCTCAAGGATCGAGATCTTTtaaattttgctttaaaatatggtaatattcaaataaacatatttaattgaaaaagttgCTACAAttaacaatttcaaatttcaaagtaATAATGCATGTACAGGCGGTccaatggggaccgaaaacggccgcaaaataccgcgtatctcgaatttccgcgtaagtcgaatctcgtgatttccagttAAAAtttcactaattttcgtgtaattttgcaattaGGGGGCGGTTTCAGTCACTGTATGagttatttgatatgattcttaCTGAATatacagttttaaaccttttgaaacagttttaacattcgatcgaaacggaaattatttggcaatttacaattgatgtgtcaaatcagtacaatttggtcgaaaaactgtcaaatttagaaaaccgtgtatctccgaatccgcgtataagaggtaccgtgtatctcggggaccgcctgtaccgtattgcttcgaattacggagGCATTTTTGgcgtttaatattttcttatttattcaattttaatagGTCAAACTTATGTATAGCTCGCTTTTTTAAAGCAAACCTTCTACAtttgaggaaaaaataaagatttcCAATAGTTTTATTCGAACCATTTCAAAAACTCATAACATTACAacgatattttgattcatattccggAAAGTTTCGAGCTCATGTTTCAAAGTACGGACATTTTGATTCAAATTCCGGACAGCTTCAAGTACAACACATTTTTCTAGTACACATTCAGGACAGcacatttttagtttttaactTATACACTTTTAGTTATGAACGCTAAATTCTTCTTATTGTTATTATCACTgtctaaaaaataatttaaagcaATTAATCACAATTTACTTCGGCCGTCCGGTATTAAAtacaagataaaaaaatttTGCTTCGAATTCCGGACAGAATTTAatacgtgatttaatgaaaTGCATAGCACAATATGATAAAACACTGTTGCTATCAGGTTTATAACTACTTCTACAATTGATTCCGATGTTCTTCAATGCATATGGACAAGATAAATAGGAATTTTAGACGAAATTACACTGTCGCCGGCATCAAAGCTTAGTAGCGGTCAGACACATTTTTAATTGGTTCTAATACATCATGgcaattatgaaaaaaattaaagcgGTATGGCCAGGGACTGGATATGAAAACTGGATTCAATAAACATACCGAATGTTCGGAGTTTGAAGCTGTCCGTAATTTGCATCATAACGGCAAGTGCGCAAGTTCTAgctgttctagttctagcAACCATTCTATAATAGTATAAAAACTAAATACAAAAACTATGAAAAATATTGCTAATATAATTTATAACTGTATTTTACGCCCATAAAAAGCTTTAATGAGTAGATATTTGttcataaaatttaaactgtgtgttttcttttgagTAACTTTTTGAACATTAATCCAAACCCAGGATTTTAATGATCTCTTGTTCCATCACTTtgagaaaataattttttgaAAGCTgagcaaaacattaaaaaaggtATTTTTCACAATTGCTCAATGCATTCTCTATCCGCACAATTTAATGGAAAGTTCAAAGCTCAATTAATTGCAATGTGTTTTACTCAAGACCAGATCCTCAGAACATTATTTTCGTACACGTTCTACCTGATGTCGTTAGTTAGTGcgatttttttgtacaatccAGCAAATCACCGCTAACGTGTAATCATCTGGTGATCGGTTGCAACAGGTtaattactgttttttttgcgtcaTACTTACCCAATGAAGCCAAACTGAGTGATCGCCATGTCTCGCTGGGAGATGATCATGCCCGGACGAACGCTCGATGCCTGTCTGCTCACACCGGCGTGAGTTTTTCTCACAAACGTTATCGATTTCCAGGCTCTTTATGGACGAACAAAACGAATCAGATTACAAACTACAAattcttttaaattaaaaaccattACCTAGACGAGGGAACGAAATCCTCGAAGTACCATTCCAGAGTATGCATGATGGTGGCAACGTAGCGCCGGTAGGCCGTCCGCGGCTCGGACGATTGGTTTGTGTGGACCAGCACGCGCAAAATCGACGGCACCGTAATGATGGCGAGCAGTCCGCACAGCTTACCGACGAACATCGCGTAAAAGTTGCGCCTAAAGTACTCTTGTGCCCTACAAATGGGGGGGGCAAAAATCCGGTTAATATCTCCGGTCGATTTCACCTCCACGGCGCAAAAACGCATTTCCAGTACCTTTTAATCTTCCCATCGTCGTACCACTCGGGTAGCTCGATGTCGCCGTAATCCACCGAAATGTTCGCACCCTGGTCGAGTGTCTCCAAATAACTCGCTTCCGGGCGAGCTTCACGACGAGACGAAGAGAAAGCGCGCCCAACGGACCCAAGCGGGCAGATGAGGGGTAAGTGGAAGCTGAAGAAGCGAGCAATCAATCAGCATTTGCTTACCTGGACCTACGTCACTGGTTTCTGTTGCGCCCATGGTGCATGTGCAGGATGTTTCTTATCCGATAAGATTGTGGCCACAATCGAGACTGCAGAatttggtgttttgttgtttgtcctCTCTTGGGGAAAGGTCGATTCCGAGGGTTACGCGATTATCTTTCGACTGATCGTATTGTTCGCTGCATTTTGTTTACGTACCGAGCAGAGTGAGATGATTGCTGGCTGGTTGGCGATGGGGGAAAGAGGCAACAGATAGCACAGAAGACGTaccgagaaagagagaaaacgaTGTGAGAAGAGAGCGCGTGAACGAGGGCGTGAGAAGGGAGTACCAGTGAGATAAATTGAAGAATTCCAAGCGTTTTTAACCCTTAAAGCACTTTTCGTGTAatttaaattgtaaaataaattcaaattggCTTTTTATCTGAACTTACtctatacaggcggtccccgagatacacggttaatggggaccgaaaacggccgtaaaaaaccgcgtatctcgaatttccgcgtaagacgaatctcgtgatttctagccaaaatatcactaattttcgagttaatttgcaactagggggtggttttagccacttaatcaattatttgatatgattctgaatgaaataacagtttcaaaccttttgaaatagtttttaacatccgatcaaaacagaattatttggcattttacaatagatgtgtcaaatcaatacaatttgctcaaagaactgtcaaatttagaaaaccgcgtatctctgaatccgcgtataagaggtaccgtgtatctcggggaccgcctgtaattAGTAGAATCTATGTACAGCCGTCTCTCACTGGTTGAACATCGATTGCACGCCAACTACTGAATGTTTGCTGCATGCATAGCAGGTTGTGATTTAATGTTTGGCAAAAAGCATTTCATAACCCCAAAAATTGTGTAATTTAGCTTCATTTTGTTACTAGTTTTTcttcaattaattttttttttaaatattgaaacatGAAAAGCGCCAAGGTAAGATATTTCGAGATGTGTATACAAAatctaatttatttcattgcaATTTTTGCCCTTCTAAAAAGGATGGAGAAAAGGCGAAAAGACCTAAAAAAATCGGGTTTGTTGATCCACAAGGAGATTCGGAGGCCTTGGACACGCGAAAAAGCTATGTAAGTATTTGTACtggaatttgtttaaaaaaaactccttaAAAATGCATCTTTCTTCTGTAGCGGAAATCAACATACCCCCGGGAAAGTTTGTCAGCTCTAGCGGTAAGACAGGTGGGAAATGTttgaaagaaatattttacaatcATCACTTTCTCGTTTGTCTCCGATAGCGAAAATCCTCCGTACTGATACTGTCCCGCCTGATGGGTCCGCCGATGACTTCCTCAAGGATCGAC encodes:
- the LOC121593302 gene encoding rubber oxygenase-like translates to MGATETSDVGPARPEASYLETLDQGANISVDYGDIELPEWYDDGKIKRAQEYFRRNFYAMFVGKLCGLLAIITVPSILRVLVHTNQSSEPRTAYRRYVATIMHTLEWYFEDFVPSSRAWKSITFVRKTHAGVSRQASSVRPGMIISQRDMAITQFGFIGYIIISHRKLGVQYDPKDMDAFVHMWRVIGHMMGIEERFNACTDRFETTEQRMSLIANEILQPALLQRTAEFVKMGKALIEGLWCFNPLVEFDSFLFLTMRLNNIPGYHYWADEASPGVKQSESRLRPYEQFSRYARFILYCVCYIQSVLLNIALVRWYFNMQMVMSRFLITYFPFLAIYAFGVTDAYVRILK